A single region of the Anaerostipes rhamnosivorans genome encodes:
- the cls gene encoding cardiolipin synthase — protein sequence MKFLKVMKKGISKLLKVLLRRLVVVSVVIVLQILWLIWLAQIIGEHSKPIEWCLQLVSIAVVVYIVNKEENPAYKLAWTIPILIFPIFGGLLYLTLGNKKPARKLRLELERSLQETDFLLPQDDSVMYNLKQRSPQAATQAKYIESSGGYPIYQNSSAKYYPSGESMFEEMIEDLKKAKYYIFMEFFIVEEGYMWNTILDILKERVDDGVEVRFMYDDVGCVDLLPYKYYKELERYGISCVAFNPIIPLVSTAWNNRDHRKVVVIDGHTAYTGGLNLADEYINRKERFGYWKDAGLKVIGDAVWNFTVMFLQVWNAIRKTDEGYGMFVPHGHHEGRFVDDGFIQPYADNPLDTETVGENVYLNIINAATEYVYIYTPYLIIDNEMMTALCLASKRGVDVRIVTPGIPDKPTVFLLTQSYYAQLVEAGVKVYQYTPGFIHAKCFVSDDVIATVGTINMDYRSLYLHFENGVFMYHCLAVTEVKIDMLKTFTQCEMITKEKCQGNMVKRLMQSVLRVLAPLL from the coding sequence ATGAAGTTTTTAAAAGTGATGAAAAAGGGCATATCGAAACTGCTGAAGGTCCTGCTGCGCAGGCTGGTGGTCGTCAGCGTTGTCATTGTGCTGCAGATCCTGTGGCTGATCTGGCTGGCTCAGATCATCGGAGAACATTCAAAGCCCATCGAATGGTGTCTTCAGCTTGTCAGCATCGCTGTGGTCGTTTATATAGTAAATAAGGAAGAAAATCCCGCCTACAAGCTGGCGTGGACGATCCCGATCCTGATCTTTCCTATTTTCGGCGGACTGCTTTATCTGACGCTGGGCAATAAGAAGCCGGCCAGGAAGCTGAGGCTTGAGTTGGAAAGGTCTTTGCAAGAGACAGATTTTCTGCTGCCACAGGATGACAGTGTCATGTACAACTTAAAACAGAGAAGTCCCCAGGCGGCAACTCAAGCCAAGTATATTGAGAGTTCAGGCGGTTACCCGATCTATCAGAATTCCTCCGCAAAGTATTACCCATCAGGGGAGTCAATGTTTGAGGAAATGATCGAGGACTTAAAAAAAGCGAAATATTATATTTTTATGGAATTCTTCATCGTGGAAGAAGGCTATATGTGGAACACGATCCTGGATATTTTGAAGGAGCGTGTGGACGACGGCGTTGAAGTCAGATTTATGTATGACGATGTGGGCTGCGTGGATCTGCTTCCTTATAAATATTACAAGGAGCTGGAGCGGTACGGTATTTCCTGTGTGGCCTTTAATCCGATCATTCCGCTGGTGTCAACGGCATGGAATAACCGTGACCACCGGAAGGTAGTGGTCATTGACGGGCACACCGCTTATACAGGAGGCCTTAACCTGGCGGATGAGTATATTAACCGGAAGGAACGCTTTGGCTACTGGAAAGACGCAGGCCTTAAGGTGATCGGGGACGCAGTCTGGAATTTTACCGTGATGTTTTTACAGGTGTGGAATGCTATCCGAAAAACGGATGAAGGATACGGTATGTTTGTGCCCCACGGCCATCATGAAGGGCGGTTTGTAGATGACGGTTTTATCCAGCCTTATGCGGATAATCCGCTGGATACAGAGACGGTAGGGGAGAACGTTTACCTGAACATCATTAATGCGGCTACAGAGTATGTATATATCTATACCCCGTACCTAATCATTGACAACGAGATGATGACAGCCCTCTGTCTGGCTTCTAAACGAGGGGTAGATGTGCGGATCGTCACCCCGGGAATTCCGGATAAACCGACGGTCTTTTTGCTGACACAGTCCTATTATGCCCAGCTTGTAGAAGCTGGGGTTAAAGTATACCAGTATACACCGGGATTTATACACGCCAAATGTTTTGTCAGTGATGACGTTATCGCAACGGTTGGAACTATTAATATGGATTACCGGAGTCTTTACCTGCATTTTGAGAACGGCGTCTTTATGTACCACTGTCTGGCAGTCACGGAAGTCAAGATCGACATGCTGAAGACCTTTACGCAGTGTGAGATGATTACCAAAGAAAAATGCCAGGGCAACATGGTGAAGCGTCTGATGCAGAGTGTACTCCGTGTTCTGGCGCCTCTGCTGTAA
- a CDS encoding class I SAM-dependent DNA methyltransferase: MDEFTSYQSFARVYDEFMDQTPYEQWGRNIRKFLTKYQVKDGAKILDLGCGTGKMTKVLKGYGYRMTGLDNSQEMLEIAADSGEDGIFYICQDMREISLLHPADAAVSTCDSLNYILEPEDLVQVFHRVRENLSEDGVFLFDMNTLYKYETLLAENTFAEDREDCSFIWQNFYDPEDRINEYDLTLFIRSDLGLYQKFEEVHFQRAYEKEEIVSALHSAGFSVREVVDADNLEEPDPESGRLYFISTIDHEVDK; this comes from the coding sequence ATGGATGAGTTTACAAGCTATCAAAGCTTTGCCAGAGTTTATGATGAATTTATGGACCAGACGCCCTATGAACAGTGGGGCAGAAATATAAGGAAATTCCTGACCAAATATCAGGTAAAGGACGGTGCCAAAATCTTGGATCTGGGCTGCGGCACCGGGAAGATGACAAAAGTGCTCAAAGGTTATGGCTACCGGATGACCGGGCTTGACAATTCTCAGGAGATGCTGGAGATCGCGGCAGATTCAGGCGAGGACGGGATATTTTATATCTGTCAGGATATGAGAGAAATTTCTCTTCTCCATCCTGCCGATGCGGCGGTCAGCACCTGTGACAGCTTAAACTATATTTTAGAGCCGGAGGATCTTGTGCAGGTGTTTCACCGGGTGCGGGAAAATCTGAGCGAAGACGGAGTGTTTTTATTTGACATGAACACCCTCTATAAATACGAAACACTGCTGGCTGAAAATACGTTTGCGGAGGATCGTGAGGACTGCAGTTTTATCTGGCAGAACTTTTATGATCCGGAGGACAGGATCAATGAGTATGACCTGACGTTATTTATCCGCAGCGATTTGGGGCTGTACCAGAAGTTTGAGGAAGTACATTTTCAGAGAGCATATGAGAAAGAGGAGATAGTAAGCGCACTTCACTCGGCAGGTTTTTCAGTCCGGGAAGTGGTGGATGCGGACAACTTAGAGGAGCCAGATCCAGAGAGCGGACGGCTGTATTTTATTTCAACGATAGATCATGAGGTGGACAAATGA
- the hslO gene encoding Hsp33 family molecular chaperone HslO, with product MKDYIVRGTAADDQVRFFAAYTKDIVEEARQRHNTSPVATAALGRLLTAGAMMGSMCKNEQDMITLQIQCSGPIGGLTVTADSKADVKGYVVNPDVMLPPSKEGKLDVGKALDLGVLTVIKDIGMKEPYSGQTHLVSGEIAEDLTYYFAASEQIPTSVALGVLMNKDNTVRHAGGFIIQMMPYASEEVITALEKKIAEFQSVTSHLEEGKTPEDMMNELLGEFGTKFYETIPTKFSCNCSKERVKKAVISVGKDEINDMIKDCEDIEVNCHFCNTHYNFSVEELKQMAADIEAGK from the coding sequence ATGAAAGATTATATTGTAAGAGGAACAGCGGCAGACGATCAGGTTCGTTTTTTTGCTGCTTATACAAAGGATATAGTGGAAGAGGCAAGACAGAGACATAATACAAGTCCTGTTGCCACAGCGGCCCTAGGACGGCTTCTGACGGCAGGAGCCATGATGGGAAGCATGTGTAAGAATGAACAGGACATGATCACACTGCAGATCCAGTGCAGCGGCCCCATCGGAGGACTCACGGTGACTGCGGATTCTAAAGCTGATGTGAAAGGCTATGTGGTTAATCCAGATGTGATGCTGCCGCCGAGCAAGGAAGGAAAGCTGGATGTGGGGAAAGCCTTGGACCTGGGCGTTTTAACTGTCATCAAGGACATCGGAATGAAGGAACCGTATTCAGGACAGACCCACCTTGTATCAGGGGAAATCGCAGAAGATCTGACCTATTATTTTGCGGCCAGTGAACAGATCCCTACTTCTGTGGCACTGGGAGTGCTGATGAACAAGGATAACACGGTGCGGCACGCCGGAGGGTTTATCATTCAAATGATGCCGTATGCGTCTGAGGAAGTCATCACTGCCCTGGAAAAGAAAATTGCGGAGTTTCAGTCTGTCACATCTCATTTGGAGGAGGGAAAAACTCCGGAAGATATGATGAACGAACTGCTGGGAGAATTCGGGACAAAGTTTTATGAGACCATACCGACAAAGTTCTCCTGCAACTGCTCCAAAGAGCGGGTGAAAAAAGCAGTGATCAGCGTCGGCAAAGACGAGATCAACGATATGATCAAGGATTGTGAGGATATCGAGGTAAACTGCCATTTCTGTAATACACACTACAATTTCAGTGTGGAGGAATTAAAACAGATGGCAGCGGACATCGAAGCCGGTAAATAA
- a CDS encoding fibronectin type III domain-containing protein, with product MKLKRLMIVLLTACLIISQVSVVKAEEITEDMNISVTNYTGNKIKNKNVVTWYTLSAERNKDNTIAVGQDKVFTIQNKGNTDYSSISVEMQDKDGAKADIKLSSSTAALKSGEKIQVSVNFSSNKVDPKLNWTAIYIKDVTTGKIIRKIPFAYDTPGEYDEHYTYGNQWSGIWRYGYKMLGTMDLSKSKNELTVSFKNLGNESVPVKSIELDPKGYFKFSDGTYKHTGSTAQNAVGGTNTFKIVLDTNRLKLNFFSLLNNGDYEAYNDDTVIRSIPELVINYEDGCLEGGKASQLPVYIYIKNPLYLSSKTTVKHVSRTSSSAKISWKSLKNVSGYRIYRSTKKNSGYKYLKQVSSKTTSYTNSKLKSGKTYYYRVRAFRNVFDKRYFSPYSTPLKSGTRPGKPKVTVKKSGRRLKIKYKKISGASGYRIYIRTGKKGKYKRVKQYTSGKKVSYTSKKLKRKKTYYVKVRAFKTINGKKYFGSYSKAKKVKIR from the coding sequence ATGAAGCTGAAACGATTAATGATAGTATTGCTGACAGCATGTTTGATCATATCGCAGGTGAGTGTGGTGAAAGCGGAAGAGATAACCGAAGATATGAATATATCTGTGACAAATTACACTGGCAATAAAATAAAAAATAAGAATGTTGTGACTTGGTATACTCTGTCTGCGGAGCGAAATAAAGATAATACCATAGCAGTCGGACAGGATAAAGTATTTACCATTCAAAATAAAGGAAATACAGACTATAGCAGTATATCTGTTGAGATGCAGGACAAGGACGGAGCAAAAGCCGATATTAAATTATCTTCTTCCACAGCGGCCTTAAAGTCAGGAGAGAAGATCCAGGTATCTGTAAATTTTTCAAGTAATAAGGTGGATCCTAAGTTAAATTGGACAGCCATTTACATAAAGGACGTTACAACAGGAAAGATCATCAGGAAGATACCATTTGCATATGATACACCAGGTGAATATGATGAACATTATACCTATGGAAACCAATGGAGTGGGATCTGGAGATATGGCTATAAAATGCTGGGTACCATGGATCTCTCTAAAAGTAAAAATGAATTAACGGTCAGTTTTAAAAACCTGGGTAATGAATCAGTACCTGTAAAATCGATTGAATTAGATCCCAAAGGATACTTTAAATTTTCCGATGGAACATATAAACATACAGGTTCCACAGCCCAGAACGCAGTGGGAGGTACTAATACATTTAAAATTGTACTGGATACGAACCGTCTTAAGTTAAACTTTTTTAGCCTTCTGAACAATGGAGATTATGAAGCCTATAATGACGATACCGTGATCCGTTCAATTCCTGAATTGGTTATTAACTATGAAGATGGGTGTCTGGAAGGAGGAAAAGCCAGTCAATTACCGGTATATATTTATATAAAAAATCCTCTTTATCTAAGTTCCAAGACAACAGTAAAACATGTGAGCAGGACATCATCTTCAGCTAAAATATCATGGAAGTCATTAAAAAATGTGTCTGGATATAGAATTTATCGTTCTACGAAGAAAAACTCAGGCTATAAATATTTAAAACAGGTTTCAAGTAAAACAACTTCTTATACCAATTCGAAGCTAAAATCTGGAAAGACATATTATTATAGAGTCAGAGCTTTTCGAAATGTATTTGACAAACGGTATTTTAGTCCGTACTCAACGCCTTTGAAATCCGGAACAAGACCGGGAAAACCAAAGGTGACAGTAAAGAAAAGCGGACGCCGCCTGAAGATCAAATATAAGAAGATCTCTGGTGCCAGCGGCTACAGGATTTATATCAGGACAGGCAAGAAGGGCAAGTACAAAAGAGTGAAGCAATACACCAGCGGAAAAAAAGTTTCTTATACAAGCAAGAAACTTAAGAGAAAGAAGACTTACTATGTAAAAGTAAGGGCTTTTAAGACGATTAACGGCAAAAAATATTTTGGAAGTTATTCCAAAGCAAAGAAAGTAAAAATAAGATAA
- a CDS encoding GNAT family N-acetyltransferase: MEIKVCETKQQIQELAGLATEIWHEYFVEIISKDQIDYMVEKFQSYEALSKAIEEEHYTYFLGYEQGKLIGFCGVKPDGDRLFLSKLYLHKDQRGKGLSSTLLKRALAFAEEQEKQAVYLTCNKYNQNSLDIYEAKGFKTIDSVKTDIGNGFIMDDYIMQLDL; encoded by the coding sequence ATGGAAATTAAAGTATGTGAGACGAAACAACAGATTCAGGAACTGGCAGGATTGGCCACAGAGATCTGGCATGAATATTTTGTGGAGATCATTTCAAAAGATCAGATCGACTATATGGTGGAGAAATTCCAGAGCTATGAGGCATTGAGCAAAGCCATTGAGGAGGAACACTATACATATTTTCTCGGATATGAACAAGGGAAACTGATTGGATTCTGCGGGGTAAAACCCGACGGCGATCGTCTTTTTTTAAGCAAGCTGTATCTGCACAAGGATCAGAGGGGAAAAGGGCTTTCCAGTACACTCTTAAAAAGAGCACTGGCTTTTGCAGAGGAACAGGAAAAACAGGCAGTCTATCTGACTTGTAATAAATACAATCAGAACAGCCTGGACATCTACGAGGCAAAGGGGTTTAAGACTATTGATTCTGTAAAGACCGATATCGGAAACGGATTTATCATGGATGATTATATCATGCAGCTGGATCTTTAA
- a CDS encoding DNA-directed RNA polymerase subunit delta — translation MGKKLKKFMKVVTAIISIGGILYIARDQIKAIIDKLKELKDQEKDEDLDDWDPEEFDDDDIFPDSAEDSRDYFSIHITDEEETKEETSEEEFPSEDDPDEKDKTSEPTEEDDKQ, via the coding sequence ATGGGTAAGAAATTGAAAAAATTTATGAAAGTTGTGACTGCCATCATCTCTATCGGCGGAATTCTTTATATCGCCAGAGACCAGATCAAAGCAATCATTGACAAGCTGAAAGAACTGAAGGACCAGGAAAAGGATGAAGATCTTGATGACTGGGACCCAGAAGAGTTTGACGATGACGACATCTTCCCGGATTCAGCGGAGGACAGCCGTGATTACTTCTCCATCCACATCACAGATGAAGAAGAAACAAAAGAAGAGACTTCCGAAGAAGAATTTCCTTCTGAGGATGACCCTGACGAGAAAGATAAAACTTCTGAACCAACAGAAGAAGATGATAAACAATAA
- the rpiA gene encoding ribose 5-phosphate isomerase A: MKRRCAKEAVSWAAGKGIIGLGGGQTIGYLAEYLKEAEFKGQIVTPSEQTKEVCERLGLCVTDTEEVSHVDIAFDGCDQVDRCLNAIKSGGGIHTKEKIIGKMADEYVLLVDESKVAEQIDFTFPIVLEIVPEAKGYVESKIQEIGGRTSMRSRTLMEVWFAELKELESLDRELKQMTGVVETSLFYHVAAKAIVAGEQGITVMEAERRNK, from the coding sequence ATGAAACGTCGGTGTGCAAAAGAAGCCGTCAGCTGGGCAGCAGGAAAAGGGATCATAGGCCTGGGAGGAGGACAAACCATCGGGTATCTGGCGGAGTATCTGAAAGAGGCAGAATTTAAAGGACAGATCGTGACTCCTTCCGAGCAGACGAAAGAGGTTTGTGAGCGTCTGGGCCTTTGTGTCACAGATACGGAAGAGGTTTCACATGTAGATATTGCTTTTGACGGCTGTGATCAAGTAGATCGCTGCCTGAACGCCATCAAGAGTGGAGGGGGTATCCACACAAAAGAAAAAATTATCGGAAAGATGGCTGATGAGTATGTTCTGCTAGTGGACGAGAGCAAGGTGGCAGAGCAGATTGACTTTACATTTCCAATCGTGCTGGAGATCGTTCCGGAGGCAAAGGGATATGTGGAATCAAAGATACAGGAGATAGGCGGACGTACATCTATGAGATCCAGGACTCTAATGGAGGTCTGGTTTGCAGAATTGAAGGAACTTGAGAGCTTAGACAGAGAACTGAAGCAGATGACCGGAGTCGTGGAGACTTCACTTTTTTATCATGTGGCAGCTAAAGCCATTGTAGCAGGAGAACAGGGAATTACAGTGATGGAAGCAGAAAGGAGAAACAAATGA
- a CDS encoding Gfo/Idh/MocA family protein gives MSDLKWGILGCGVIANEMAQAFEKMGRKVYAVSSRTKAKTEAFAEKYGVEKVYDSYEEMLGDEAVDVVYIATPHSQHYENMKEAIEAGKHILCEKAITVNDHQLNEVLSMAEEKDLIVREAMTISHMPLFKELKSRISQGAIGKVKMVQVNFGSNKGYDSTNRFFALEAAGGALLDIGGYATTFARTFMDEAPNTILTTVQYVETGVDEQSGIILKNESDQMAVICLTIRAKQPKRGVVTGDKGYIEVYEYPRASKATITNTETGLTETIEAGNTEDALVYEVNAMEGAVEGSLSDNNIEISRDVMKILSSVRTQWGMKYPFE, from the coding sequence ATGAGTGATTTAAAATGGGGAATTCTTGGATGCGGAGTGATCGCCAATGAAATGGCGCAGGCATTTGAGAAGATGGGAAGAAAGGTTTATGCAGTCAGCAGCCGGACCAAAGCCAAGACAGAGGCTTTTGCAGAGAAATACGGTGTCGAGAAGGTTTACGATTCCTACGAAGAGATGCTCGGGGATGAGGCGGTTGATGTGGTTTATATTGCCACTCCTCATAGTCAGCATTACGAAAACATGAAAGAGGCCATAGAGGCGGGAAAGCACATCTTGTGTGAGAAGGCCATCACGGTCAACGATCATCAGCTTAATGAGGTTCTCTCCATGGCAGAGGAAAAGGATCTGATTGTCAGGGAAGCTATGACTATCAGCCATATGCCGCTTTTTAAGGAATTAAAGTCCAGGATTAGCCAGGGTGCCATCGGGAAAGTTAAGATGGTGCAGGTCAACTTCGGAAGCAACAAAGGATATGATTCCACCAATCGGTTTTTCGCTCTGGAAGCAGCAGGGGGAGCGCTCCTGGATATCGGGGGATATGCAACTACATTTGCAAGGACCTTTATGGACGAGGCGCCAAATACGATTCTGACCACTGTGCAGTATGTGGAGACCGGAGTGGATGAGCAGTCCGGAATTATTCTGAAAAATGAGTCTGACCAGATGGCAGTGATCTGTCTGACCATTCGGGCAAAACAGCCTAAAAGGGGCGTTGTCACCGGAGACAAGGGATATATTGAGGTGTATGAATATCCGCGTGCGTCAAAAGCAACCATTACAAACACAGAGACAGGTCTCACAGAGACCATTGAGGCAGGAAACACAGAAGATGCCCTGGTATATGAAGTAAATGCCATGGAAGGGGCGGTAGAAGGAAGCCTTTCTGATAACAATATAGAAATTTCCAGAGATGTTATGAAGATCTTAAGCAGTGTGAGAACCCAGTGGGGAATGAAGTATCCATTTGAATAA